A segment of the Aureliella helgolandensis genome:
TTTCATCGCGGCTCGGAAAAAGAAATAGCCGCCAAGACTATCAATCAAACCACCCAAAATATAGATAACCGATTCGGAAGAGCCTTGTTGGGCAATGTAAAGCCCTCCGCCGAGTACAGCCCAGCATGCAAATGCCAGGTCAACGCGATTCCATTGAATCGATCGAAACTCACCGCGTAAAACCACACGAATGGCACCGCAGATGGCAAGTATGCGAAGGAATCGAAAGTCGCCTCCCAAAACAAGTATGCGTTGGGCTTCTGGTACCAGGCACATGATCGCTAACATCGCATAGATCGCTGCATGTCGTTTAGAACAAAGCAGCCAAATACAACTCAAGCACATAACCAGTGCGCCCAGAGGGTTCAGGGTCATGGTATCGTGGTATTCCACGATTTGCTTTGCATGCAACTCGCTTTTTGCCGCCGCTAGTATCAGTAGATCAAACAATCACGCCTCCCCTTTAGTCTCGATGATACTAGCTTTGCGCCGCAATTGTTTTGTGAACACTCGCTTGATTGTCCCTGTAAAGGACTGGACCTTCTGGCTGGTCCCAAGTGCCCTTAACCAAAAGGGAAACGTTTCGAACCCCTTGAGATTCGGCACAGCGGCGCCCAAAACGTGCAGCACCTTGAGCCGCGCCCAAAGACCGCCTCGGGTTCCTAGTAGATTGGGTTGCGAACGTGGGAGTAGCGTTGCATCACGTGTCTCCAAAGTGAGATAGCCACTGCGTTGGGCTGCTTGAATGATCTCACGGCCTCGGGGTGTGCGCGCAATGATCAACGACTTGCCCGGCTCGCCTGGCTGCACCTCCCGATACCAGGGGTCCCCTACCGCAATGTCCGCAAACTCACCGGTGTGGTCAGGACAGATATAGCACCGCCATTGCCGGTACTTCTGCAAGAACCCCCACGATTCCGCATAAGTCATTTCCGAAGAGCGCAGCTCTCCACTTGGCTCACGCCAGCGAACGGTCCATTTACCTGGCCAACCATTGCCTCGATACCGCAACCCCTCAATGCTCTGCGGATCCTCCACTCCCACCTGTTTCAATAGCTCCAACGTACCCTGCGTCGAAGGCGTTCCCGCACAGAAAAAGGCAAGGGTCACCCCTACTTTTCCGGATAGTTCCGGACGCACCTCCTGAGCTCGCTTCACCGCCGCCACGTCGCAAGGCTTGCCGATAAAGACGCTCGGCCCAGCGGCTTGTTCGATAAAATGCAAGCCATCGCAAGGACTGGCTGGTGCGTACCGCGAACCGGTGCGATCGAGCAATTCCTCTCGGCTTGTGCTATAGACACTCTCGTTCAAGTGAACTGCGTCCTGACGAGCGCCAGTGTGCAGAACGCCACTCATGCCCCCCTGCTCGATGCAATACAGCGCTAGAGCGGTGGCCGCACCACCGCTGGAACCGGCCAACCGAATCGCATCGTCGGTCGCAAAGCCTTCCCATACATCGTAGACAGGCCCCCAGCCAGCGATTAACTCCTGCTCCAATTCGGGATCGGACGGATCAAAGGTGTGCTCTAGGCTAGCGCCGGGACAGCATTGCAGTCCCAAGCCAGATTCCTTGGCAGGCTGCTCAACCAGAAAGGGACGCCGCCCATACTCGAGCGCATCGGCCATCCGAAACCGCTTGGGCTCGACCGACGCGCAAACGCCACACCCCGTGCACAATTGCCGCGCGCAAACTTCCTCAATGGTGGTTACTGGTAATTGCATGAGATTAGTGGCACCGCCAGTGACTAAGGTCGCACTGCAAAAACGCCTCCAAACGCCGGACCGAAGGTTCGTATCGCGCACTCAATGCCTTCTTCGTTTCAGGCAAAAGAGGACTAGGCTGATTCTCCTCACGCACCTGTGCAGCAAAGCGTGTCCTACGCAATCGGTCAAACACCGCCGTTCGCCAGCTCTGAGGGATACGTGATTTCAATGCCATCGCACCCGGCAGACTTTGCATCAAGCGTTTCGCCTTGTACCGCAAGGCATAGTCATCTTCCCCCAAGTTCCGTCGCTCCACCCCTGCAGCAGTCAAATCGCGTTCCTCCAAGCCCAAGAAACTCTGCACTTTAGCGAGCGTATCCTGCGGTTTTTTCTGCAAATGCTCGTTCTGAATCACCAGCAAATCGTCTGCCTCGAAGTATCTCAAGTAGCGATCGATCTGCATCATATAGTCGCCACAATCAAAGTAGATTTCATCCCGTTGGAGCGCCTGCTCGAACGTCATGGTCACCTTATCACGCATGTGATGCCGGTAGTGCGAGTAGGCCCTTGCCACCGGTTCGCGAACGAGATAAATGAACTTCCGCGTTGTAGTGTGCTCCTGGATCAACTGGGGCGCATCCAACGTATGCGGCCATCTGCTGTACGTCGTGGATGCCTCGCCGCGAAGCACCCCTGGGGGAGCGTCACAGAACAGGGATGCATACCACTGCATCCCTCGCTTGTAGACTTCGCCACGACTAAAAAACTCAGGCTCTTTCAATTCAGGCAGGAACACACCAGGGTGCCGCAACAGGTACCCGTACAGCGACGTCGTCCCCGATTTCCCAGCACCGATAATCATAAAATCGAGGTTAAGGGAGCTGCAATCCGACTGTTCCGCCTCGACGTTCGTCGCTATCTTACTACACAACTTTGGCTTCTCCTTCTACCCGCTTGACTGCTCCAGCTGGAGCAGCAAACGTAGATACGTTCTGATTTGCAACCGTTCTTGGATGCAACACTAAGCTCACCAATTCCTTAGCGCCCGGTGATAGTGCCACAATCGTAAGGCCTCCCCCCAAGGCAAGCAATGCTGCCACAGTCAACTCCCCCCAGTCGTTCAACGCGCCGTAAAACGTAGTTCGCCCTAGCAATGCCAATGCGACTAAGAAGAAAAATACGGTGATTGTAGTAACTTGAAACGACCGACGAACGTGGCAGAGCCGATACAGACAGTACATTGAGACTAAGACCGCTAGCAATTCCCCCCCCGCCGCCAAACCGGCTACGAACGGAATGGAATACCCGAGGTAGGCAGACAGCACTCCGGCGGGAATGGAAATACAACGTACGAAATTTGCGTACATCATATTCTTGGTTTCCCCCAGCGCCATCGCTGCAATACTGGGTCCCACGCGACATAGTCGCAATGCTTGCAGCATTGCAAACCAGGGAATCACGGCAGCGGCGGGTGCGTAGCGAGCCCCGTATAATATTTGCAGAAAGGCGGGGCCTCCTAGGATAAACCCGAGCACAAAGCATCCAGCCAAACCAGCAACGGCAATGCAGACGCGTTCAAACAGGATCGAGAATTCGGGCAGGTCATTTTTCTTGCGCGCCAGCAATGGTAGGAAGTAGGTGCGTAACACCTTGGCCAGCACCAAGGTCGGCATCATGGTCAGCGAGAATGCGGCGCTGTACCAGCCCAACTCTTCCATGGAGAACCAAGTCGCGACGATCATGCGATCGCCCTGGAAAATTCCAAACAACAAGAACCCGTTGGTTAATAGAGGCCAGCCAAAATGCAGAATGCGACGAACGACGACAGCATCCCAATGCCATGCGTATCTCCGCATTGCAACATAATGCGAAATTAGCAACTGCAATGCAAACTGCAAAATCGTCAGCACCAAGACGGCGCGATAGTCCCCGAACCAGGCGGCCAAAGGAATCGCCAGGGCGGTCATCGCGAGCTGTGGTCCAGCATCCGCCCCCACCGAAGGTGCAAACTTCATCTCGCGTTGCTGGCGATACATATCCAGATGGATGAATCCGCGCATTAGTGGCACGATAGCCAACGTGCGGAACGCCCAGGTGACCTCTGGGATCCCCATGAGCGCAGCGAATGGTTGAGCCAGCAATATCATAAAGAGGCATCCAGTGAGGCCTCGCACCGCCTGGAAGGCCTGCGCAGTGGCCTGCAGCTTGGGGTCATCGCCATCATCGGCTTGCACCAACAACCGGTCCAGTGCCATGTCACTCGACATTTCAATCAGCGACGTCGTCATCGCAAACGTAGCCGCGATCCCGAAATCCTCTAACGAGAGCATGCGGGCAATGAAGATATTGCGCACAAACGAACAAAGCGCTGACAATAGCCCGCCGGTGGTTAGCAAAGCACCACCACCCAGATATTTGCGGAGGTTCATGGAACTACCCCTCGCACCGGTGACGCTGCTGCGCCGCAGATCGAATCCTCTCGACAATGCAATCCAATTGCTCCCGGGCTTGACCGAGTACCTTCGGTAGATGCTGAGACAACGACTGTCGCGCTGAGGCCCGGTTCTGGTAAGCGTCGGTCAATTGCTCCAGCACTTGTTCGGTCTCCAGCACGCGGGGGTCAATCACAGCCCCCCCCTGACCGCAGCTTTCGAAAACTCCCAGCGCTTTATCTGAGTACGAAACCGTTGCGGTTGGGACGCCCGAGGACAACGCAGCGATCGTGGCGTGCATCCGTGTGCCACAAAACCAATCGGTCTGCCCAATCAACCACTTTAATTGACTTTGATCCAATGTTGATGGGGACAAGACAATTCGGCCGGGAAATTGAGGCTGGAGTTCATCGGCCATCGCTTGGCAAGCGCCTGGATCGGACTCGTAGTGACCGGCGGGGCTGATCACATGCGAGACAAGCACTACATTGGCATCGGTGTCGCTCAACAGCCAAGTCAAAAACCGTCTGACGACCGCGTGATAATCGGCCTTGAAACCATAACGTTCCGCCGCCGCCACGGGATCGTTATAGATCAAACCGCTAATATTAAAGCCCACCAACGGACGCTCCTGACGATTGAGTTCCAGCATTCGCTGCAAGTCGACGCTCAGCACTTCAGGGGCAGGTCGCGGCTCAAGTCCAAAAGCGAGATCGACACCACAACGATGATTAGCTGGGTCAAACCGATCCCCCAACAATTCTTGCAGAATCTGAAAGCTGTGCTGATCGCGTGCCCAGCACATCTCCGCACCACGCACGGCCCGCGCAGCTAACTCGCGAAACCTCAGGCCTTGGAACGGCCCGTAGGTCTGGGGCAATAAAAACAAGGGAATCTTCCGCTGTATAGCAATGAGCTTGGGGTAAACAATGTCGTAGAAACGCCTTGAGCCGTAGATATCACTGAAACTGTCGCCTCCTGAGACATCGAGCACCGCGTCACATTGATCGATGGCGGCAACGTTTGTATTCAACAATTTACCCAACGAGCCAAGCCTACTTGCACAATACATCGTCGCGAGATTTTCAACCCGATCATACCTACGCCCACCTCTAGCACCACGCAACTCTATTTCAACAGAGGTACCATTTGCTAAAGTAAAAGTTGAAGACCTAGTTTTCAGACCATAGTCAAACACCACGAAACGTGTCTCAGGAACAAGCTGTAGCATGCGGGAAACTGTAGAAGCATAAAGAGCCGAGACCCCCCGATTCGCGGTATCTGGTGCCGCTCCAAAAAATGAGATCTTCAATTCCACTTCTCCAGCACGATCGACGCGCAAACAACTACATTAAGGGAGGGCGATAGGACTAGCCTGACCGCCTTGACTAGCACGCCGCGTCTGGACGATTTACCGGAACGCTTGGCCAAGTTCAACGCAACCCGCACCAAAAAAACGGCTCATACTACTGCCGACTCTCGCAATCGGCACGGCTCTCCCCATCCCTGAAATCACATTCAGCGATCGCTGTATCTTAGAGGAGGGGACAATAGCACTTAGCACTAATTCACGCGGCGATAACACTTAACTAGTGTTACAGCAAATTTGGCACTAGGAACCTTCGCGGAATAGGACGGTTTTGACGGTTCGTAGGATTAGATACATGTCGAGCCATACGCACCAATTGCGAATGTAGTACATGTCCCAGTAGATGCGCAAGTCGTAGACGCCGCGATTTCGGCAGGCGACTTGCCACAAGCCGGTCAGCCCTGGACGCACCGATTTGTAAGCTTCGAACTCGTCCGGATAGTGCTCGACGTAGCAGGCGTCGTAGGTTGGGGAATTGATAATCGGACGTGGCCCGACCAGACTCATCTCACCCGTCAACACATTCCACAACTGTGGCAACTCATCAAAACTGGTCGCTCGCAGCAGTTGCCCGATACGGGTAACGCGTGGGTCGCTCGACAACTTGTGCTTCTCATCCCATTCCTTGCGGGCGGCGGGATTCTTGGCTAAGTACGCATCCAGCACCCGGTCTGCATCCTGCTGCATCGTCCGGAACTTCCAAGCGGTGAACTCACGCCCTCCGAGTCCAATTCGCTTCTGACCGTAGAACACCGGGCCCCGCGAACTCAGCTTGACCATCAAGTACATGGCCAGCAATGCCGGCAAGCCTACGAGGCAGGCTGCCAACGTAAACGTCAGATCCATCACCCGCTTCATCGCCAGTTTGTAGGAGCTGGGGCGACCGCCGCCGAGCCGCAGTCCACTGGTGGACCCGACACAATACAAACGATCCCACAGCCCCATATCGAGCTGGTTGGACGACAACAGAATACGATTGGGAATGACGGCCAACGGTGGGTCTAGTGAAGGAGCGTTTTCGCGATTCGCACAGTTGGAAACGATGACCCAGGTCACGCTATGTTCAAGAGCCGATTCATGCGTCCGACGAATATCGAAGACGGGCACCCCCTGCTCTTCCAAACGCTTCCCAGCTCGCCAGTAATTGTCTGCATCGAGCAATACACCAACCGGACGAAACCCCTGCTCCGAGGACTTCGCCAACCTACGGTAAAGCTCTTCGCCACGCTCCGGGTCGGCCAGCACCAGTACGGGGACTCCCCAAAACCGGAATCGCTTGGCCAGGTGTCGGGCAACATACCGGGCGGCGATGGAGGCGGGAGTACCTAGGCAGAAGGCGAGCAAGCCAGAGGCAACATAAAACAACCACATCTGCGGATGGGCAAACCACCCAATACCACAGAATACGAGCAAGGATGCAAACAGCGACCGTGAAAGCTGCCGAAATTCGACAACGGGACTGATCCCCAAACCGGGATAGAGTCCCGCCAATTGGGCGATCGGTAGAATGACCAGCGACACAAAAAAGACCGCTTGCATCTCCGCTTGCTGCGTCGAAATCCCGAACAAACGCTCGGCGATACCAGTGGCCAAGAAAAGCGACGAAAACAACGCCGCGAAATCGGCCAGTGCCAACGGAAGCGAGGTCAATACACTCTGCAGGGCAGCCAAATTGGCCAGCCGCGTTGGCACGTTGCCAACCACCGTGTTGACTTTGCAATACTGGTTTAGCGCCTCAGCGGAGTGGCGATCGACAATATTCAACCGCTGGTATCGGGCGGATTCCGGGGAAAGAGCATCCTCTCTTGCCACAGGGGCTTGAACGCCCGAAGCATCGTCTCCACTGGACGAGTGCGCAGCGTCCGATCGTTGTCGAATCACGTCCACTGGTCCTTCATGAGAATCTGGCGTAAAGCGATCTGAGGTCTCTGCTACACCATGCGACATGTGGCGGTCCCTGTAATCCGTTTGACGAAGATGAGATGCGTTCGTATCCAAAGCGAACGTGGATTCCATACTAGACACGAATGTTTAAGCGTCAAGAGATTGGTGTTTGAATGGCAATCCTGCGCCAACCGCGACCGATCCCCAAAAGGGCAACCGCCACCACCTCATTCTGCTACAAGGTGACAATCCACCGCATTCCCACCGCAACAGTTGCACAACCTACCCAGTCTCACTCGCCGGATTCATCGATTTTTTA
Coding sequences within it:
- a CDS encoding polysaccharide pyruvyl transferase family protein; amino-acid sequence: MELKISFFGAAPDTANRGVSALYASTVSRMLQLVPETRFVVFDYGLKTRSSTFTLANGTSVEIELRGARGGRRYDRVENLATMYCASRLGSLGKLLNTNVAAIDQCDAVLDVSGGDSFSDIYGSRRFYDIVYPKLIAIQRKIPLFLLPQTYGPFQGLRFRELAARAVRGAEMCWARDQHSFQILQELLGDRFDPANHRCGVDLAFGLEPRPAPEVLSVDLQRMLELNRQERPLVGFNISGLIYNDPVAAAERYGFKADYHAVVRRFLTWLLSDTDANVVLVSHVISPAGHYESDPGACQAMADELQPQFPGRIVLSPSTLDQSQLKWLIGQTDWFCGTRMHATIAALSSGVPTATVSYSDKALGVFESCGQGGAVIDPRVLETEQVLEQLTDAYQNRASARQSLSQHLPKVLGQAREQLDCIVERIRSAAQQRHRCEG
- a CDS encoding exopolysaccharide biosynthesis polyprenyl glycosylphosphotransferase, with the translated sequence MSHGVAETSDRFTPDSHEGPVDVIRQRSDAAHSSSGDDASGVQAPVAREDALSPESARYQRLNIVDRHSAEALNQYCKVNTVVGNVPTRLANLAALQSVLTSLPLALADFAALFSSLFLATGIAERLFGISTQQAEMQAVFFVSLVILPIAQLAGLYPGLGISPVVEFRQLSRSLFASLLVFCGIGWFAHPQMWLFYVASGLLAFCLGTPASIAARYVARHLAKRFRFWGVPVLVLADPERGEELYRRLAKSSEQGFRPVGVLLDADNYWRAGKRLEEQGVPVFDIRRTHESALEHSVTWVIVSNCANRENAPSLDPPLAVIPNRILLSSNQLDMGLWDRLYCVGSTSGLRLGGGRPSSYKLAMKRVMDLTFTLAACLVGLPALLAMYLMVKLSSRGPVFYGQKRIGLGGREFTAWKFRTMQQDADRVLDAYLAKNPAARKEWDEKHKLSSDPRVTRIGQLLRATSFDELPQLWNVLTGEMSLVGPRPIINSPTYDACYVEHYPDEFEAYKSVRPGLTGLWQVACRNRGVYDLRIYWDMYYIRNWCVWLDMYLILRTVKTVLFREGS
- a CDS encoding Coenzyme F420 hydrogenase/dehydrogenase, beta subunit C-terminal domain — protein: MQLPVTTIEEVCARQLCTGCGVCASVEPKRFRMADALEYGRRPFLVEQPAKESGLGLQCCPGASLEHTFDPSDPELEQELIAGWGPVYDVWEGFATDDAIRLAGSSGGAATALALYCIEQGGMSGVLHTGARQDAVHLNESVYSTSREELLDRTGSRYAPASPCDGLHFIEQAAGPSVFIGKPCDVAAVKRAQEVRPELSGKVGVTLAFFCAGTPSTQGTLELLKQVGVEDPQSIEGLRYRGNGWPGKWTVRWREPSGELRSSEMTYAESWGFLQKYRQWRCYICPDHTGEFADIAVGDPWYREVQPGEPGKSLIIARTPRGREIIQAAQRSGYLTLETRDATLLPRSQPNLLGTRGGLWARLKVLHVLGAAVPNLKGFETFPFWLRALGTSQKVQSFTGTIKRVFTKQLRRKASIIETKGEA
- a CDS encoding oligosaccharide flippase family protein, giving the protein MNLRKYLGGGALLTTGGLLSALCSFVRNIFIARMLSLEDFGIAATFAMTTSLIEMSSDMALDRLLVQADDGDDPKLQATAQAFQAVRGLTGCLFMILLAQPFAALMGIPEVTWAFRTLAIVPLMRGFIHLDMYRQQREMKFAPSVGADAGPQLAMTALAIPLAAWFGDYRAVLVLTILQFALQLLISHYVAMRRYAWHWDAVVVRRILHFGWPLLTNGFLLFGIFQGDRMIVATWFSMEELGWYSAAFSLTMMPTLVLAKVLRTYFLPLLARKKNDLPEFSILFERVCIAVAGLAGCFVLGFILGGPAFLQILYGARYAPAAAVIPWFAMLQALRLCRVGPSIAAMALGETKNMMYANFVRCISIPAGVLSAYLGYSIPFVAGLAAGGELLAVLVSMYCLYRLCHVRRSFQVTTITVFFFLVALALLGRTTFYGALNDWGELTVAALLALGGGLTIVALSPGAKELVSLVLHPRTVANQNVSTFAAPAGAVKRVEGEAKVV
- a CDS encoding sulfotransferase domain-containing protein is translated as MCSKIATNVEAEQSDCSSLNLDFMIIGAGKSGTTSLYGYLLRHPGVFLPELKEPEFFSRGEVYKRGMQWYASLFCDAPPGVLRGEASTTYSRWPHTLDAPQLIQEHTTTRKFIYLVREPVARAYSHYRHHMRDKVTMTFEQALQRDEIYFDCGDYMMQIDRYLRYFEADDLLVIQNEHLQKKPQDTLAKVQSFLGLEERDLTAAGVERRNLGEDDYALRYKAKRLMQSLPGAMALKSRIPQSWRTAVFDRLRRTRFAAQVREENQPSPLLPETKKALSARYEPSVRRLEAFLQCDLSHWRCH